A window of Tatumella citrea genomic DNA:
TTGGTGACGAAACCGCTACCCCGGATATTCATCGTGGTATTCCACGAATTCGCCAAGCGTGGATTGAACAACGTCAGGACTCGGCAGATATTCCTGCCACCAGCTCAGCCTATACCCGCGAGCGCCTGGCAGATGAAACCCTCGACGACCTGCGCTTCCAACATTTGCCTCAGCCCCGTAAAGCATTGTCAGGGCACTGTGTTACCCAGTTGCATTATGCCCGTCAGGGAATAATTACTCCGGAAATGGAGTTTATTGCCCTGCGTGAAAATATGGGGCGTGAGCGGATTTCCGGTGAGGTATTGCTTCAGCAGCATCCGGGCAAACATTTTTTTGACCCGCTCCCGGAAACCATCACTGCCGAATTTGTGCGCCAGGAAGTGGCTGCCGGTCGGGCAATTATCCCGGCCAATATTAACCATCCGGAATCTGAACCGATGATTATCGGTCGTAATTTTCTGGTGAAAATCAATGCCAACATTGGTAACTCTGCGGTTACCTCCTCTATCGAAGAAGAGGTCGAAAAGCTGGTCTGGGCTGCCCGTTGGGGGGCTGATACCCTGATGGATCTGTCTACCGGTCGGAACATTCATGAAACCCGTGAGTGGATCCTGCGCAACAGCCCGATCCCGGTAGGAACAGTACCGGTGTATCAGGCGCTGGAGAAAGTTAACGGGATCGCTGAAGATCTCAACTGGCCGATCTTCAGAGACACGCTGCTGGAGCAGGCTGAGCAAGGTGTCGATTACTTCACTATTCATGCCGGTGTCCTGCTGCGCTATGTCCCGATGACCGCAAAACGTCTGACGGGGATCGTTTCCCGTGGTGGTTCCATTATGGCGAAATGGTGCCTTTCGCATCATCAGGAAAACTTCCTTTATCGCCATTTCCGGGAGATTTGTGAAATATGTGCCAGCTACGATATTTCTCTGTCATTAGGTGACGGGCTGCGTCCGGGCTCCATTCAGGACGCGAATGACGAAGCACAATTCGCTGAACTGCATACTTTGGGAGAACTGACTAAAATTGCCTGGGAGTATGATGTTCAGGTCATGATCGAAGGTCCGGGCCACGTCCCGATGCATATGATTCAGCGGAATATGACTGAGCAGCTGGAGCATTGCCATGAAGCTCCATTTTATACCCTCGGCCCGCTGACCACAGATATCGCGCCTGGCTATGATCACTTCACCTCAGGCATAGGTGCCGCGATGATCGGCTGGTTTGGCTGCGCAATGCTGTGTTACGTCACCCCGAAAGAACACCTCGGCCTGCCGGATAAAGAAGATGTAAAACAGGGACTGATCGCATACAAAATTGCTGCTCATGCCGCTGACCTCGCTAAGGGGCATCCCGGAGCACAAATCCGCGACAATGCTATGTCTAAAGCCCGTTTCGAGTTCCGCTGGGAAGACCAGTTTAACCTGGCTCTCGACCCGGAGACTGCCCGCAACTATCACGACCAAACCCTGCCACAGGAATCCGGTAAGGTCGCTCACTTCTGTTCGATGTGCGGACCAAAATTCTGCTCAATGAAAATAAGCCAGGAAGTCCGTGATTTTGCCAGCAAAAACCCGGGGCCGGCGGTCGTGATTGATGAAGGTATGCTGGAAATGTCTCAGCGTTTCCGCGACAGCGGTAGTGAAATTTATCAGCAGGTAGTGGCGGATGCGGAGGCGAAATAATGACGCAGAAATTTCCGCCGGTACCACTGCGCTGTGGGTTATACGCCGTAGTAGATAGTGTTGAATGGATAGCCCGGCTGCTGGATGCCGGGGTAATGACCCTGCAGTTGCGGATGAAACAAGGCAGTGCCGCCGAAAAAGAACAGGCCATCATCGATAGTATCCGTCTGGCGGCTGCCCGCCAGGCTCGGTTATTTATTAACGATGACTGGCAACTGGCCATTAAACATGGTGCCTATGGCGTACACCTCGGACAGGAGGATTTAGACACTGCGGATTTGGATGCGATCCTGCAGGCTGGCCTGCGTTTAGGGGTATCAACCCATGATAGTCATGAAATCGCCAGGGTTTTACCTCTTCACCCTTCCTATATCGCGCTCGGTCATGTTTTCCCGACAAATACCAAACAGATGCCATCTCAGCCTCAGGGGCTGGACAACCTGCGTCATCATGTCCGGCAACTGGCCGGAATACCTACCGTCGCGATTGGCGGGATAAGTATCGACAGAGCTGCTGACGTACTGGCCACCGGAGTAGGTAGTATTGCCGTCGTCAGTGCGATTACGGCAGCGGCAGACTGGCGAGATGCCGTGGCACAGTTGCAGTCACGGGTGGCTGAAGCACACAGAGGTACCGCAGATGCTCAGTGACCAGGATTTTATGCGTTACAGCCGCCAACTGTTGCTGGAGGAAATTGGCCCGGTGGGTCAGGAACAACTGGCCAACTCAACTGTTCTGGTCGTCGGGCTGGGAGGGCTAGGCTCACCAGCCGCTCTGTATCTGGCAGCTGCCGGTGTAGGTACACTGTTGCTGGCTGATGATGATTCATTGCACATCAGCAACCTTCAACGGCAAATCCTGTTCCGTAGCAATGACACCGGCAAACAGAAAGCGACACTGGCAGCCAGCACACTGCATGAACTCAATCCTTCGGTTCACCTGCATGCCCTGGCACAACGGATAGATGCTGAGCAGCTAAACCGCTTACCGGCCAGACCCACACTAGTCCTCGACTGTAGTGACAATATGGCGACCCGTCAGTTGTTGAATAGCTGGTGTATTGAACAACAGATCCCGCTGGTCTCTGCCAGTGCGGTAGGATTCAGCGGGCAGTTGCTGGTACTGACGCCTCCCTGGACGCAGGGATGTTACCGTTGTCTGTGGCCGGATTCGGCAGAACCAGAGCGAAACTGCCGTAACAGTGGAGTCGCAGGGCCGGTGGTTGGCATGATGGGGAGCCTGCAGGCGCTGGAAGCAATCAAGCTGATCGCTACCGGTCACAGTGCTGCGTCAGGGCAACTGATTCTGTTTGACGGTCGTGAACTGCAATGGCGTCGTCTGCAACTCACACCGGCTGCAGACTGTCCGGTATGCGGAGAAGCCCATGCAGATTACGCTTAATGACAAACTGATATCTGTCAGCCCTTCCTGTCCCCTTAGCCAGTTGCTTCAACAACTCCGGGTACGCCAGAAAGGTACGGCTTTGGCGGTCAATGGCCAGATAATCCCCGCCGCTGGCTGGCCAGAATATCTGCTGCAGGAGAATGATGATGTCGTGGTTTTTCAGGTCATTGCCGGAGGCTAACAATGTTAAAAATAGCAGATAAAACTTTCAGCTCTCGTCTGTTGACGGGCACCGGAAAATTTTCTTCACCAACCGTTATGCAGCAAGCATTGCAGGCATCGGGATCTCAACTGGCCACCCTGGCAATGAAGCGAATCGATCTCAACAGCCGACAGGATGATATTCTGGCGCCACTGTTGCAATCCGGCGTGATGTTGCTGCCAAACACTTCCGGAGCCAAGACTGCCGGTGAAGCATTATTCGCCGCACGCCTGGCCCGGGAAGCTTTGGGTACTCACTGGGTAAAACTCGAAATTCACCCCGACAGTCGCTACTTGCTGCCAGACCCGATAGAAACCCTGAAAGCCGCAGAACAGCTGGTAAAAGAAGGATTTGTGGTACTACCCTATTGCGGGGCTGACCCTGTGTTGTGTAAGCGGCTGGAAGCCGTCGGGTGTGCTGCGGTTATGCCATTAGGTGCGCCAATCGGCAGTAATAAAGGGCTGCTAAGCCGCGACTTTCTGCAAATCATCATAGAGCAGGCCAATGTCCCGGTGATTGTAGATGCCGGAATTGGTTTGCCTTCGGATGCCTGCGAAGCTATGGAGTACGGAGCTGATGCTGTGCTGGTGAATACTGCCATTGCCACTGCCCGCGATCCTGTCGCTACCGCCAGAGCTTTTGCGCTAGCCACCGAAGCCGGTTACCTGGCCAGAGGCCCTGCCGCTATTCAGCATCACGCCAGCCCAAGTAGCCCGTTAACGGCATTTCTTGATGCAGGGCTGGTAGAGGAGAACAGCAATGGCTGAATTCTCTGATTACTGGCAAACGCTGGATCAGAATGCATTACGTCTGCAAATCGACAGCCAGACGCAGCAGCAGGTAGAACGCGCACTGTCTGGTGCGGTGAGTGGTATCACTGGCCTGATGGCATTACTTTCCCCTGCCGCGGAAGCTTATCTCGAACCTATGGCTGCCAGAGCACAGCAACTGACGCGCCAGCGTTTCGGTCACACGATTAATTTTTTCGCACCACTCTATCTTTCAAACCTGTGTGCTAATGAATGTACCTACTGCGGCTTTTCAATGAGCAATCGCATCCGGCGCAAAACACTCGACGGGTTGGAGATTAGCCAGGAGTGTGAAGCGATACGTCAACTGGGTTTCAATCAGCTACTGCTGGTAACCGGTGAACATCAGACCAAAGTGGGAATGGATTACTTTCGCCGGCATCTTCCGGATATCAGACGCAGATTCAGCTCACTGATGATGGAGGTTCAGCCATTAAAGGAACAGGAGTATCGGGAGTTACGCGGCCTGGGTCTGGACGGTGTGCTGGTATATCAGGAAACCTACCATGCCTCCTGCTATGCGACACACCATCTACGGGGGAA
This region includes:
- a CDS encoding HesA/MoeB/ThiF family protein, which translates into the protein MLSDQDFMRYSRQLLLEEIGPVGQEQLANSTVLVVGLGGLGSPAALYLAAAGVGTLLLADDDSLHISNLQRQILFRSNDTGKQKATLAASTLHELNPSVHLHALAQRIDAEQLNRLPARPTLVLDCSDNMATRQLLNSWCIEQQIPLVSASAVGFSGQLLVLTPPWTQGCYRCLWPDSAEPERNCRNSGVAGPVVGMMGSLQALEAIKLIATGHSAASGQLILFDGRELQWRRLQLTPAADCPVCGEAHADYA
- the thiC gene encoding phosphomethylpyrimidine synthase ThiC, whose product is MSEKLSRREKREQARNFINSLSSQSFPASRRRWLTGSRPDIRVPVREIQLSPTRIGGTTENPVVEENEAIPVYDTSGPFGDETATPDIHRGIPRIRQAWIEQRQDSADIPATSSAYTRERLADETLDDLRFQHLPQPRKALSGHCVTQLHYARQGIITPEMEFIALRENMGRERISGEVLLQQHPGKHFFDPLPETITAEFVRQEVAAGRAIIPANINHPESEPMIIGRNFLVKINANIGNSAVTSSIEEEVEKLVWAARWGADTLMDLSTGRNIHETREWILRNSPIPVGTVPVYQALEKVNGIAEDLNWPIFRDTLLEQAEQGVDYFTIHAGVLLRYVPMTAKRLTGIVSRGGSIMAKWCLSHHQENFLYRHFREICEICASYDISLSLGDGLRPGSIQDANDEAQFAELHTLGELTKIAWEYDVQVMIEGPGHVPMHMIQRNMTEQLEHCHEAPFYTLGPLTTDIAPGYDHFTSGIGAAMIGWFGCAMLCYVTPKEHLGLPDKEDVKQGLIAYKIAAHAADLAKGHPGAQIRDNAMSKARFEFRWEDQFNLALDPETARNYHDQTLPQESGKVAHFCSMCGPKFCSMKISQEVRDFASKNPGPAVVIDEGMLEMSQRFRDSGSEIYQQVVADAEAK
- the thiS gene encoding sulfur carrier protein ThiS; the encoded protein is MQITLNDKLISVSPSCPLSQLLQQLRVRQKGTALAVNGQIIPAAGWPEYLLQENDDVVVFQVIAGG
- the thiE gene encoding thiamine phosphate synthase, which codes for MMTQKFPPVPLRCGLYAVVDSVEWIARLLDAGVMTLQLRMKQGSAAEKEQAIIDSIRLAAARQARLFINDDWQLAIKHGAYGVHLGQEDLDTADLDAILQAGLRLGVSTHDSHEIARVLPLHPSYIALGHVFPTNTKQMPSQPQGLDNLRHHVRQLAGIPTVAIGGISIDRAADVLATGVGSIAVVSAITAAADWRDAVAQLQSRVAEAHRGTADAQ
- a CDS encoding thiazole synthase, which gives rise to MLKIADKTFSSRLLTGTGKFSSPTVMQQALQASGSQLATLAMKRIDLNSRQDDILAPLLQSGVMLLPNTSGAKTAGEALFAARLAREALGTHWVKLEIHPDSRYLLPDPIETLKAAEQLVKEGFVVLPYCGADPVLCKRLEAVGCAAVMPLGAPIGSNKGLLSRDFLQIIIEQANVPVIVDAGIGLPSDACEAMEYGADAVLVNTAIATARDPVATARAFALATEAGYLARGPAAIQHHASPSSPLTAFLDAGLVEENSNG
- the thiH gene encoding 2-iminoacetate synthase ThiH yields the protein MAEFSDYWQTLDQNALRLQIDSQTQQQVERALSGAVSGITGLMALLSPAAEAYLEPMAARAQQLTRQRFGHTINFFAPLYLSNLCANECTYCGFSMSNRIRRKTLDGLEISQECEAIRQLGFNQLLLVTGEHQTKVGMDYFRRHLPDIRRRFSSLMMEVQPLKEQEYRELRGLGLDGVLVYQETYHASCYATHHLRGNKQDFLFRLQTPERLGRAGIDKIGLGVLAGLSGHWRTDCLMMGEHLNWLQKHYWQSRYSVAFPRLRPCAGGITPASLMSERQLLQSMCAFRIFSPQTDISLSTRESPTFRDHAIPIVVTTASAFSKTAPGGYAENNDALEQFSPDDHRRPEVVAAALQRAGLQPVWKDWEYYFGRESA